The following are from one region of the Rhodopirellula sp. P2 genome:
- the leuD gene encoding 3-isopropylmalate dehydratase small subunit: protein MQNFTVHQGVVATLDRANVDTDQIIPKQFLKRIERTGFGQFLFFDWRFLEDGETENPDFELNRINVKGASILLTRQNFGSGSSREHAVWALDDYGFRAVIAPSFADIFFNNCFKNGVLPIALSEEDVEELFQRAEKGNPYQLTVDLENQVVTDGQGFERSFEVDESRRHNMLHGLDDIALTLKHEDKITAFEEARG from the coding sequence ATGCAAAACTTCACCGTACATCAAGGCGTTGTGGCAACGCTGGATCGTGCCAACGTCGACACCGATCAAATCATCCCCAAGCAATTCCTGAAACGCATTGAGCGAACCGGTTTCGGCCAGTTCTTGTTCTTTGACTGGCGTTTCTTGGAAGACGGCGAGACCGAGAACCCTGACTTTGAGCTGAACCGCATCAATGTCAAAGGGGCGTCGATCTTGCTCACGCGTCAGAACTTCGGCAGCGGCAGCAGTCGCGAGCACGCGGTTTGGGCGCTCGACGATTACGGCTTTCGTGCCGTGATCGCTCCTTCGTTCGCCGACATTTTCTTCAACAACTGCTTCAAGAACGGCGTTTTGCCGATCGCGTTGTCAGAAGAAGACGTGGAAGAATTGTTTCAGCGAGCCGAGAAGGGAAACCCTTATCAGTTGACCGTCGATTTGGAAAACCAAGTCGTCACGGACGGCCAAGGCTTTGAGCGTTCGTTCGAAGTCGATGAAAGTCGCCGGCACAATATGTTGCATGGTCTCGACGACATCGCCCTCACGCTGAAGCACGAAGACAAAATCACCGCGTTTGAAGAGGCTCGTGGCTAA
- the leuC gene encoding 3-isopropylmalate dehydratase large subunit: protein MSDASSTAPSQAGATPQSAGKQTLLDKIWDQHLVHAPESGPAIIYIDLHLVHEVTSPQAFEGLRINNRPVRRPERTIATPDHNVPTSDRSLPIADPISSKQIQTLRENCKEFGVQLFDIDDVRQGIVHVIGPENGYTQPGMTIVCGDSHTATHGAFGSLAFGIGTSEVEHVLATQTLLQFKPKTFELRVDGELARGVTAKDMILYLIGELGTAGGTGYVLEFTGDAVRNLTMEERMTVCNMSIEAGARAGMIAPDQTTFDYLRGRPECPADFDAAVEEWKKLPSDPGASYDRSNVYKGQDIRPQVTWGTNPGQVCSIDSLVPSPGDSTDVNVQKSTASALQYMDLKAGTPITEIEINRVFIGSCTNARIEDLRAAAAVIKGHHCSDKVSAMIVPGSGKVKLQAEEEGLDKIFTDAGFDWREAGCSMCLAMNPDKLAPGERCASTSNRNFEGRQGKGGRTHLVSPAMAAAAAIKGHFVDIRDWDYR from the coding sequence ATGTCTGACGCTTCTTCGACTGCCCCCAGCCAAGCGGGGGCCACTCCTCAATCCGCCGGCAAACAAACGTTGCTGGACAAAATTTGGGACCAGCATCTGGTTCACGCTCCCGAGTCCGGGCCTGCGATCATCTACATCGATCTGCACCTGGTTCACGAAGTGACCAGCCCCCAGGCGTTCGAAGGGTTGCGGATCAACAACCGCCCCGTTCGTCGTCCCGAGCGGACCATCGCGACTCCCGATCACAACGTCCCCACGTCCGATCGCAGCCTGCCCATCGCGGACCCGATCAGTTCCAAGCAGATTCAAACGCTGCGTGAGAACTGCAAAGAATTCGGCGTTCAGTTGTTCGACATCGATGATGTGCGGCAAGGCATTGTGCACGTGATCGGCCCCGAAAATGGCTACACCCAGCCCGGCATGACGATTGTCTGTGGCGACTCCCACACCGCCACGCACGGCGCCTTCGGTTCGCTCGCGTTTGGAATCGGGACCAGCGAAGTCGAGCACGTTCTGGCCACGCAAACGCTGTTGCAGTTCAAGCCCAAGACGTTCGAGCTTCGCGTCGATGGCGAGCTGGCTCGCGGAGTCACGGCGAAGGACATGATCCTGTATCTGATCGGTGAGCTCGGAACCGCCGGCGGAACAGGCTACGTGCTCGAATTCACCGGGGACGCGGTTCGCAACCTGACGATGGAAGAGCGAATGACGGTCTGCAACATGTCGATCGAAGCCGGGGCTCGCGCCGGCATGATCGCGCCTGACCAAACCACGTTCGATTACTTGCGTGGTCGTCCGGAATGCCCAGCTGATTTCGATGCTGCGGTGGAAGAATGGAAGAAATTGCCATCGGACCCCGGTGCGTCCTATGACCGAAGCAACGTGTACAAGGGCCAGGACATTCGCCCACAAGTGACCTGGGGAACCAACCCCGGTCAGGTTTGCAGCATCGATTCGTTGGTGCCTTCGCCCGGTGACAGCACCGACGTGAACGTGCAAAAGTCGACCGCTTCGGCACTGCAGTACATGGATCTGAAGGCCGGCACGCCGATCACAGAGATCGAAATCAATCGTGTCTTCATCGGATCCTGCACCAACGCACGAATCGAAGATTTGCGAGCCGCTGCGGCCGTGATCAAGGGCCATCATTGCAGCGACAAAGTCAGCGCGATGATCGTCCCCGGCAGTGGCAAGGTGAAGTTGCAAGCCGAGGAAGAAGGTCTGGACAAGATCTTCACGGACGCTGGTTTCGATTGGCGAGAAGCCGGTTGCAGCATGTGTTTGGCGATGAACCCGGACAAGTTGGCTCCGGGCGAGCGTTGTGCCAGCACCAGCAATCGCAACTTCGAAGGACGCCAAGGCAAGGGCGGCCGAACGCACTTGGTCAGCCCCGCGATGGCCGCTGCTGCCGCGATCAAGGGTCACTTCGTCGACATTCGCGACTGGGATTATCGCTGA
- the glmS gene encoding glutamine--fructose-6-phosphate transaminase (isomerizing) has protein sequence MCGIVGYVGADQAAEFLVDGLRRLEYRGYDSAGVAIHGGNEIAITRSVGRIQALADRLGTPPKGTLGLGHTRWATHGPATEENAHPHLGGEGEVVLAHNGVIENFQVLKDELITKGYAFKSATDSEVIAHLVAEGLKNTPVDPSQPNMRYVTAVQWAIAQLRGTYGLAVAFREKPGLLIAARFGSPLVLGVGRGEYFIASDASPIAGRTDRIVYLADHQIAVLTADGFTVLHRDSGKVRVNIQPLAEDTGEVSLNGYEHYMLKEIHEQPDSLRNAMRGRLNDEDATAVFGGLNLTPQQLRGVERIILTGCGTSWHSALVGEYMIEEFARIPVCVEYASELRYRNPPIENNTLVFGITQSGETADTLAALNETKRKGHRTLALCNVVGSSIAQAADGGVYLHAGPEIGVASTKAYSSQCCVLAMLSLYFGRMRHMSFESGGRIIEELRRLPAAVEQALTCDSEVRRIAAKYAEASNFLYLGRRYNFPTALEGALKLKEISYIHAEGYPAAEMKHGPIALVDAHTPSVFIMPRGTTYDKVMSNMEEVKARGGPVIAVASHEEAQIRRIADEVIMIPEVPEFLQPIVSAIPLQLLSYHIAVLRGCDVDKPRNLAKSVTVE, from the coding sequence ATGTGCGGAATTGTTGGATACGTTGGTGCGGACCAAGCGGCTGAGTTTTTGGTCGATGGGCTTCGGCGATTGGAGTACCGCGGCTACGACAGCGCTGGGGTGGCCATTCACGGCGGAAACGAGATCGCCATCACGCGGTCCGTTGGTCGGATTCAGGCCTTGGCCGATCGGTTGGGCACCCCGCCGAAAGGCACTTTGGGGCTGGGGCACACGCGTTGGGCCACCCACGGGCCGGCGACTGAAGAGAACGCTCACCCGCATCTTGGTGGGGAGGGCGAAGTCGTTCTGGCTCACAACGGCGTGATCGAGAACTTTCAGGTCCTCAAGGACGAGCTGATCACCAAGGGCTACGCGTTCAAATCCGCGACCGATAGCGAAGTGATTGCGCACTTGGTCGCCGAAGGCCTGAAAAACACACCGGTTGATCCGTCTCAACCCAACATGCGGTACGTGACCGCGGTGCAGTGGGCGATCGCGCAGCTTCGCGGCACCTATGGTTTGGCCGTCGCATTTCGAGAAAAACCGGGGCTGCTCATTGCTGCCCGATTTGGCAGTCCATTGGTGTTGGGCGTTGGTCGCGGCGAGTACTTCATTGCCAGCGACGCCTCTCCCATCGCGGGGCGAACCGATCGCATCGTCTACCTGGCCGACCACCAAATCGCGGTCCTGACAGCCGACGGCTTCACCGTGCTGCATCGCGACAGTGGCAAGGTGCGAGTCAACATTCAGCCGTTGGCCGAAGACACCGGCGAAGTCAGCCTGAATGGCTATGAGCACTACATGCTCAAGGAGATCCATGAGCAGCCTGATTCGCTTCGCAACGCGATGCGAGGCCGTTTGAACGACGAAGACGCGACGGCGGTCTTTGGCGGGTTGAACCTCACGCCTCAGCAGCTGCGAGGGGTGGAACGCATCATCTTGACCGGTTGCGGGACCAGTTGGCACTCGGCCTTGGTCGGGGAATACATGATCGAGGAGTTCGCTCGAATTCCCGTTTGTGTCGAATACGCCAGCGAGCTGCGGTATCGAAACCCGCCGATTGAAAACAATACCCTGGTTTTCGGGATCACTCAAAGTGGTGAGACGGCCGACACGCTGGCGGCACTGAACGAGACCAAACGCAAGGGGCACCGAACGCTCGCGCTTTGCAATGTGGTGGGCAGTTCGATCGCACAAGCGGCCGACGGTGGGGTTTACCTGCACGCCGGGCCGGAAATCGGTGTGGCCAGCACCAAGGCGTATTCCAGTCAGTGCTGTGTGCTGGCGATGTTGTCGCTGTACTTTGGCCGCATGCGGCACATGAGTTTCGAATCAGGCGGCCGAATCATCGAAGAGCTGCGGCGACTGCCCGCCGCGGTGGAGCAAGCGTTGACGTGTGACTCGGAAGTCCGCCGGATTGCAGCGAAGTACGCCGAAGCGTCGAATTTCCTGTACCTCGGTCGTCGCTACAACTTCCCGACCGCTCTCGAGGGGGCTCTGAAGCTGAAAGAAATCAGCTACATCCACGCGGAGGGCTACCCTGCGGCAGAGATGAAGCACGGCCCGATCGCGCTGGTGGACGCACACACCCCGAGCGTGTTCATCATGCCTCGCGGGACGACTTACGACAAAGTCATGTCGAACATGGAAGAGGTCAAGGCTCGCGGCGGGCCCGTGATTGCGGTCGCCAGCCACGAAGAGGCTCAGATTCGCCGAATCGCTGATGAAGTCATCATGATCCCGGAAGTCCCTGAGTTTTTGCAGCCGATAGTCTCGGCGATCCCGCTGCAATTGCTGTCCTACCATATTGCCGTTTTGAGGGGTTGTGACGTTGATAAGCCTCGCAACTTGGCGAAAAGTGTGACGGTGGAGTGA
- a CDS encoding sensor histidine kinase produces the protein MPPSSHQSTGLRPSRRIRRHTASPTKETAPDPLGAAVRLLSETAHDLKSPLAGIAATMEVIRDGSLGDVTPSQAEFLRGAMNQCRYIDSLIGELARAERLRSGTPRVRRVATKRSAIRESVELATRSILNHKQIDLLWDGADPNSADVLIDPTILTRLLTNLIINAERASQAGSPILIRVEDDLTRGVAVWSVVDRGRGIAPQRLQQISGTSSIESDLGGEGLGLMIARQMASLHYSRLTLRSRVGSGTDAMFETPLATPAGIATTFARFRSQKRGGRSRPKTIQQWKSAAPDVAERELLGGKRVRIETVQHPSSWHEIQLQSDDSRPTRPDRLALGRVTADEECSMEMADLFDETLQYDLSQFELAYRTSRRSWVCALDADHHSMPARMQQIESLSRRATPAMHLHWSEPSIVPVHERSLQCLLLDAMTTRSLAEAPGTIPDVDSVRLGTPEISFSPVASARLDEELRRMNQRMKTQSERLQQQSAALRPQG, from the coding sequence ATGCCCCCGTCCAGCCACCAATCCACCGGCCTGCGTCCCAGCCGCCGCATCCGTCGCCACACCGCCTCCCCCACCAAGGAAACGGCCCCCGATCCACTCGGCGCGGCCGTGCGACTGCTGAGCGAAACCGCGCACGATCTCAAATCGCCCCTGGCGGGGATCGCGGCCACCATGGAAGTCATCCGCGATGGCAGCCTCGGCGACGTGACCCCCTCGCAGGCAGAATTTTTACGAGGGGCGATGAACCAGTGTCGCTACATCGATTCCCTGATCGGTGAACTGGCGCGAGCCGAACGACTGAGATCGGGAACGCCTCGTGTTCGCCGGGTCGCAACCAAGCGTTCCGCGATTCGCGAATCGGTTGAATTGGCCACCCGCTCGATCCTCAACCACAAGCAAATCGACTTGCTCTGGGACGGCGCGGATCCGAACTCAGCCGATGTGTTGATCGACCCGACGATCCTGACGCGATTGCTGACCAACCTGATCATCAATGCCGAACGCGCCAGCCAAGCCGGTTCGCCGATCCTGATTCGGGTGGAAGACGACCTGACTCGCGGAGTCGCGGTTTGGTCCGTGGTCGATCGCGGACGAGGCATCGCCCCTCAACGACTGCAGCAAATCAGCGGAACGAGCTCAATCGAGTCGGACTTGGGCGGCGAAGGCCTGGGGCTCATGATCGCTCGACAAATGGCCTCGCTCCACTATTCGCGTCTGACGTTGCGGAGCCGGGTAGGCAGCGGCACCGATGCGATGTTCGAAACCCCTCTGGCCACCCCCGCCGGAATCGCGACCACCTTCGCTCGGTTCCGCTCCCAGAAACGCGGAGGACGCTCTCGCCCCAAGACGATCCAACAGTGGAAGTCAGCCGCCCCCGACGTGGCGGAACGCGAGCTCCTGGGCGGCAAACGGGTGCGGATCGAAACCGTTCAGCACCCATCGTCCTGGCATGAAATCCAGTTGCAATCCGATGACAGCCGCCCCACCCGTCCCGATCGGCTGGCGCTCGGGCGAGTGACCGCTGACGAGGAGTGCTCGATGGAAATGGCGGATCTTTTCGACGAAACGCTGCAATACGACCTCAGCCAATTTGAGCTGGCCTATCGCACTTCGCGACGCAGCTGGGTGTGTGCACTCGACGCCGACCATCACAGCATGCCCGCCCGGATGCAGCAGATCGAATCGCTCTCTCGCCGTGCCACCCCCGCCATGCACCTGCACTGGAGCGAACCCTCGATCGTGCCCGTTCACGAGCGCAGCCTTCAGTGCTTGCTGCTCGATGCAATGACCACCCGATCGCTGGCCGAAGCCCCGGGGACCATCCCCGATGTCGACTCCGTTCGACTGGGAACGCCCGAGATTAGCTTTTCTCCCGTCGCCTCCGCTCGACTTGACGAAGAGCTTCGCCGCATGAACCAGCGAATGAAAACGCAATCGGAGCGACTGCAACAACAATCCGCTGCCCTCCGGCCGCAAGGCTGA
- a CDS encoding DUF3127 domain-containing protein: MSDSTVRGVVHVIEETKTYGQKGFRKRMVVLEQDKGSFSNYIPIEFTRDACDSVDEMNMGDEVEVAYRLNGRKWQRDPQSEVKYFVSVEALSYKVVGASGGTGGGGTEAANDAFNEVDDEAPF, encoded by the coding sequence ATGAGTGATTCAACAGTTCGAGGCGTGGTCCACGTGATCGAAGAAACCAAGACTTACGGTCAAAAAGGGTTTCGCAAACGGATGGTGGTACTCGAACAAGACAAAGGCAGCTTCAGCAACTACATCCCCATCGAATTCACTCGCGACGCTTGCGACAGCGTCGACGAAATGAACATGGGCGACGAAGTTGAAGTCGCTTACCGTCTGAACGGCCGGAAATGGCAGCGTGACCCGCAAAGCGAAGTCAAATACTTCGTCAGCGTCGAGGCACTTTCCTACAAAGTGGTCGGTGCGTCAGGCGGAACCGGCGGCGGAGGCACCGAAGCTGCCAACGACGCGTTCAACGAAGTGGACGACGAAGCTCCCTTCTGA
- a CDS encoding GH3 auxin-responsive promoter family protein, which produces MSPDPMTLLRRSMLRYKIGRLDRYLATAERAREIQRENLLQRIRQNADTGFGRDHGFSEIRTLEDYRRRVPIAGYDEARPYVDRVIQGETTALFPENTKVVMFATTSGTTDHPKMIPVTEDFYRHYKAGWQYWGTGVYRDYPQLLQMKSLQFSSHWNVTQTPSGAPCGNISGLAAETRPFYIGSLFVLPSCVIQITEHLAKHYTALRLSLACDRVGKIVTANPSTLVEVAKFADSMKDTLIRDIHDGTLTGDQPIPDTIRQRLRSRLRPNPRRARQLQQIVDRTGHLYPKDAWPDLTLLAVWTGGSVGIYLNQLPAYYGDVAIRDHGLSASEGRMTVPLQNGSPSGMLDYSSHHFEFIPESERDSSQPNVLEASELTEGENYFIVLTTASGLYRYDIHDLVRCDGYCGQTPMLSFLNKGKNFCSFTGEKLSEHQVMQAMQQTLQTLNVPSCTFTLAPTLGERPRYHLILDDASLPNLCEQIGNELQHQLSQVNCEYADKCASGRIEPIQVTRVPAGTWEKLRLNKTSKRGNFEEYKHPCLTNDPEFVQNLRQLDSPPSH; this is translated from the coding sequence ATGTCCCCCGATCCGATGACGCTCCTGCGGCGTTCGATGCTGCGATACAAGATCGGCCGCTTGGACCGGTACCTCGCCACAGCGGAGCGTGCGCGCGAGATCCAGCGAGAAAACTTGCTTCAGCGAATCCGGCAAAACGCGGACACCGGCTTCGGCCGCGACCACGGTTTTTCTGAAATCCGCACGCTCGAAGATTACCGCCGACGCGTTCCGATTGCAGGCTACGACGAAGCACGCCCGTACGTTGACCGCGTGATCCAAGGCGAAACCACGGCTCTGTTCCCCGAGAACACCAAAGTCGTCATGTTCGCGACGACTTCGGGGACCACCGATCACCCCAAAATGATCCCGGTCACAGAAGACTTCTACCGACACTACAAAGCCGGCTGGCAATACTGGGGCACGGGGGTTTACCGCGACTACCCGCAACTGCTGCAAATGAAATCGCTCCAGTTCTCGAGCCACTGGAACGTTACCCAAACTCCTTCGGGTGCTCCCTGTGGGAACATCAGCGGGCTGGCCGCGGAAACGCGACCATTCTACATCGGATCGCTGTTTGTCCTGCCCTCCTGTGTCATCCAAATCACGGAACACCTGGCAAAACACTACACCGCGCTCCGCCTCAGCCTCGCGTGCGACCGCGTTGGAAAAATCGTCACCGCCAATCCAAGCACGCTGGTGGAAGTCGCCAAGTTTGCCGACTCCATGAAAGACACACTGATTCGGGACATCCACGACGGCACGCTCACCGGCGACCAACCGATCCCCGATACGATCCGGCAACGACTGCGATCTCGCCTCCGGCCCAACCCTCGCCGAGCGAGGCAACTGCAACAAATTGTCGATCGAACCGGTCACCTGTACCCCAAAGACGCCTGGCCTGACCTCACGCTACTGGCCGTGTGGACTGGTGGCTCCGTTGGCATCTACCTGAACCAATTGCCCGCGTACTACGGCGATGTTGCGATCCGTGACCACGGACTCTCGGCCAGCGAAGGTCGGATGACCGTGCCGCTGCAAAATGGCTCGCCGTCAGGCATGCTCGACTACAGCAGCCACCACTTTGAATTCATCCCTGAATCCGAACGCGACAGCAGCCAGCCAAACGTGCTGGAAGCTTCCGAACTGACCGAGGGCGAGAACTACTTCATCGTGCTGACAACTGCCAGCGGCTTGTATCGCTACGACATTCACGATCTCGTGCGATGCGATGGCTACTGCGGCCAAACCCCCATGTTGTCGTTCCTCAACAAAGGCAAAAACTTCTGCAGCTTCACAGGTGAAAAACTCAGCGAACATCAAGTCATGCAGGCGATGCAGCAAACCCTGCAAACCCTCAACGTTCCATCCTGCACCTTCACCCTGGCACCGACGCTGGGCGAACGCCCGCGTTACCACTTGATCCTGGACGATGCCTCGCTGCCCAACCTCTGTGAGCAAATTGGCAACGAACTGCAGCACCAATTGTCACAAGTCAACTGCGAGTACGCCGACAAGTGCGCCAGTGGACGCATCGAACCGATCCAGGTCACTCGCGTCCCCGCTGGCACCTGGGAAAAGCTGAGACTCAACAAGACCTCGAAACGAGGCAACTTCGAAGAGTACAAACACCCGTGTCTCACAAACGATCCTGAGTTTGTGCAAAACCTCCGTCAACTGGATTCCCCTCCATCCCACTGA
- a CDS encoding ketopantoate reductase family protein, translating into MKISVLGAGAIGTMLGGLIRDNDPSCQVVLLGRGPHIQTIRDTGRVQLQGPWPTREVPVQGTDNPADIADSDLVLVTVKSQATAEAIATVAPYLGSAIVVSVQNGFNDEALLQHVDADRLVMGITATNVTVPEPGTASLQFKGTIVLGPNAQGTNAASATAATKTLEKTGFRVFEERNVEGVRYNKLAINSPGYAASLSQSNFITEAVCHRGWRTAVGKPLADECLRVFETAGVQLANIPKLPDIRKLRGFFGKLDSRLLGPIVGTGAKLIFNRRPIQFSLYQDLLKGKGTEVDHTLGEIVRLAERHGTTAPCNQMVIDLAHEIEQRGAGEFFTREEVIERFQTIQSR; encoded by the coding sequence ATGAAAATCAGTGTTCTGGGGGCCGGCGCGATCGGCACCATGCTCGGCGGTTTGATCCGCGACAACGATCCGTCTTGCCAAGTCGTCTTGCTCGGACGCGGGCCACACATTCAAACCATTCGCGACACGGGCCGTGTCCAACTGCAGGGTCCCTGGCCGACTCGCGAAGTCCCCGTCCAAGGCACCGACAACCCAGCCGACATCGCGGACTCAGACCTGGTCCTGGTGACGGTCAAGTCTCAGGCCACCGCCGAAGCCATCGCCACAGTCGCCCCCTACCTTGGTTCTGCCATCGTGGTGTCCGTCCAAAACGGATTCAATGACGAAGCCTTGCTGCAACACGTCGACGCAGACCGCTTGGTCATGGGGATCACCGCAACCAACGTGACCGTTCCTGAACCCGGCACCGCCAGCCTGCAGTTCAAAGGCACGATCGTGCTCGGCCCGAATGCCCAAGGCACCAACGCCGCCTCCGCGACGGCCGCGACCAAGACGCTTGAGAAGACTGGCTTTCGCGTTTTCGAAGAACGCAATGTCGAAGGCGTCCGGTACAACAAACTGGCCATCAACTCCCCCGGATACGCAGCCTCGCTCTCGCAGTCCAACTTCATCACCGAAGCCGTCTGCCACCGGGGATGGCGGACCGCCGTGGGGAAACCGCTGGCCGATGAATGCTTGCGAGTTTTCGAGACCGCGGGCGTCCAGCTTGCCAACATCCCCAAGCTTCCCGACATCCGAAAACTGCGAGGCTTCTTCGGAAAACTCGACTCTCGATTGCTTGGCCCGATCGTGGGCACGGGTGCCAAGCTGATCTTCAACCGCCGCCCGATTCAGTTTTCTCTGTACCAGGACCTGCTCAAAGGCAAAGGCACCGAAGTCGACCACACCCTCGGTGAAATCGTTCGCTTGGCTGAACGGCACGGCACGACGGCTCCCTGCAACCAGATGGTGATCGACTTGGCCCACGAGATCGAACAACGCGGAGCCGGTGAGTTCTTCACCCGCGAAGAAGTCATCGAACGCTTCCAGACGATCCAATCGCGATGA
- a CDS encoding carboxylate--amine ligase produces MSKTRRILLTEGSSTSARQTLHCLGGRHTIDVMDSAALSQGRFSTFVRHWHRCPLSSVDPIAYLRRLKELIDAHGYDVVIATHEQAYLLSRVRDQLQNHVGVALPTFDAIDRLQNKANFARVMKEQGLPQPETRIVDGTSLETLREGCLAQSNFPCFLKTAHGTAGRGVIAIQDSTEMLEWVQEQTANSDSLPNQEIVLQSAAPGELSILQAIFDRGRLVAWHDAMALRRGVGGAPIVRVSTHRENVADDVRRLGESLDWHGALFVEYFYDQSSRRHQFIEANPRIGETVNAMLAGVNLCELLVHISLQEIPPSSPVASGIAGVKSHQFLTALLDQAMQTNSRAAVWHECMNRLRHRHGYRDSQPEMMRLRQDPLSGIPPLAVAIELLLSPKRSHKMVRSTVANYGLNADAVANIARLPQQELLAIFE; encoded by the coding sequence ATGAGCAAAACGCGGCGAATCCTGTTGACGGAAGGATCGAGCACGTCGGCTCGCCAAACATTGCACTGCCTTGGCGGCCGACACACGATCGACGTGATGGATTCGGCCGCACTCAGCCAAGGCCGCTTCAGCACGTTCGTGAGACACTGGCACCGATGCCCGCTCTCTTCCGTGGATCCGATCGCGTACTTGCGAAGACTGAAAGAACTGATCGACGCTCACGGTTACGATGTGGTCATCGCCACGCACGAGCAAGCCTACCTGCTCAGTCGCGTGCGTGACCAACTTCAAAACCATGTTGGCGTGGCCTTGCCAACGTTTGATGCGATCGACCGATTGCAAAACAAAGCCAATTTCGCACGGGTGATGAAAGAACAAGGCTTGCCTCAACCCGAGACTCGCATCGTTGACGGAACTTCGCTCGAAACACTCCGCGAAGGCTGCCTGGCACAATCCAACTTCCCCTGCTTCCTCAAAACGGCACACGGAACCGCGGGACGAGGTGTGATCGCGATTCAGGACTCCACGGAGATGCTTGAATGGGTCCAAGAGCAAACGGCCAACAGCGACTCGCTTCCCAACCAAGAAATTGTCCTGCAATCAGCAGCCCCCGGTGAACTGTCGATCCTGCAAGCCATCTTCGATCGCGGTCGCCTCGTCGCTTGGCACGATGCGATGGCACTGCGACGCGGTGTCGGCGGGGCTCCGATTGTTCGCGTCAGCACGCACCGCGAAAACGTCGCCGACGATGTCCGAAGACTGGGTGAGTCGCTGGACTGGCACGGAGCCCTCTTCGTCGAATACTTCTACGACCAGTCATCCCGTCGCCATCAATTCATCGAGGCCAACCCGCGCATCGGCGAAACCGTCAATGCGATGCTAGCCGGCGTCAATTTGTGCGAACTCTTGGTGCACATTTCGCTCCAAGAGATCCCGCCGTCGTCGCCCGTCGCCTCAGGAATCGCGGGAGTCAAATCTCACCAATTCCTCACCGCGCTGCTCGACCAAGCCATGCAGACCAACTCGCGAGCGGCGGTGTGGCATGAATGCATGAACCGACTCCGTCACCGTCATGGCTACCGCGATTCCCAGCCCGAAATGATGCGTCTGAGGCAGGATCCACTCAGCGGCATCCCGCCACTCGCCGTCGCAATCGAACTGCTGCTGTCGCCCAAACGCTCACACAAGATGGTTCGCTCGACGGTCGCCAATTATGGGCTGAACGCCGACGCAGTGGCAAACATCGCCCGCCTCCCCCAGCAGGAACTTTTGGCAATCTTTGAGTGA
- a CDS encoding superoxide dismutase, Ni, with protein sequence MNRLFASTILTLVFATIASAHCQVPCGIYGDQRRFEEMLEDEHTISKAQTEINSLAGKADAQSVNQAVRWVTTKEDHATRIQNTIAAYFMAQRIKTDDPAYGKKLMAAHKVIVNAMKAKQSADPATAKALEESIFAFYEAYEGKKPDFDHEH encoded by the coding sequence ATGAATCGCTTGTTTGCCTCGACCATCCTGACACTCGTGTTTGCCACCATCGCTTCGGCTCACTGCCAAGTTCCTTGCGGTATCTATGGCGACCAACGTCGCTTTGAAGAAATGCTGGAGGACGAGCACACGATTTCGAAAGCCCAAACCGAAATCAACTCGTTGGCCGGCAAGGCCGATGCCCAATCGGTCAACCAAGCCGTCCGCTGGGTCACCACCAAAGAAGACCACGCCACCCGCATCCAAAACACGATCGCGGCCTACTTCATGGCTCAGCGGATCAAAACGGACGACCCTGCCTATGGCAAGAAACTGATGGCCGCTCACAAGGTGATCGTCAACGCGATGAAAGCCAAGCAGTCCGCCGATCCCGCGACGGCGAAAGCCCTGGAAGAATCGATCTTCGCCTTCTACGAAGCTTACGAAGGCAAGAAACCAGACTTCGATCACGAACATTGA